In the Harmonia axyridis chromosome 3, icHarAxyr1.1, whole genome shotgun sequence genome, one interval contains:
- the LOC123674990 gene encoding SWI/SNF-related matrix-associated actin-dependent regulator of chromatin subfamily B member 1 isoform X2: MALRTYGDKPASFQLEENGEYYCVGSEVGNYLRLFRGSLYKKYPGMYRRCLTNEERKRLIDLGLSQHVLASSVSLLRATEVEDIIEGNDEKYKAVSVHTSDPPLPREGKSKKNMQWVPSLPNSSHLDAVPQATPINRNRVALKKVRTFPLCFDDTDPQINMENATLNEVLVPIRLDMEIEGQKLRDTFTWNKNESLITPEQFAEVLCDDLDLNPLVFVPAIAQAIRQQLDAFPAEPPTILEESTDQRVIVKLNIHVGNTSLVDQVEWDMAEKQNNPEEFALKLCAELGLGGEFVTAIAYSIRGQLSWHQRTYAFAEAPLPTVEVPFRPPSESDQWAPFLETLTDAEMEKKIRDQDRNTRRIRRLANTTPGKFSF; this comes from the exons ATGGCTTTGAGAACATATGGAGATAAACCCGCCAGTTTTCAACTGGAAGAAAATGGGGAATATTATTGTGTTGGATCTGAG GTCGGTAATTATCTGAGATTATTCAGGGGTTCTCTTTACAAGAAATACCCTGGTATGTACAGAAGATGTTTGACAAATGAAGAAAGAAAGAGGTTAATAGACTTGGGATTAAGCCAACATGTTTTAGCGAGTAGTGTATCTTTATTAAGAGCTACTGAAGTCGAAGAtattatcgaaggaaatgatgaaaa atataagGCAGTATCTGTACATACCTCTGATCCTCCTCTTCCAAGGGAAGGAAAATCAAAGAAGAACATGCAGTGGGTTCCTTCTTTACCAAACTCAAGTCACTTAGATGCAGTACCTCAAGCTACTCCTATAAATAGAAATCGTGTTGCTTTGAAAAAG gtgaGGACTTTCCCTTTATGTTTTGATGACACTGATCCACAGATTAATATGGAAAATGCAACTCTAAATGAGGTATTAGTACCGATTAGATTAGATATGGAAATAGAGGGGCAGAAATTAAGAGATACTTTCACTTGGAATAAGAATG AGAGCCTTATAACTCCAGAACAATTTGCTGAAGTATTATGTGATGATCTTGATCTGAATCCATTGGTTTTTGTACCTGCTATCGCTCAAGCTATCCGCCAACAATTAGATGCTTTCCCAGCAGAACCACCAACAATTTTAGAAGAGAGTACAGATCAAAGAGTCATTGTGAAATTGAATATACATGTAGGAAATACATCTTTGGTTGATCAG gtTGAATGGGATATGGCTGAAAAACAGAATAATCCAGAGGAATTCGCCCTAAAACTTTGTGCTGAACTCGGTCTTGGGGGTGAGTTTGTTACAGCCATTGCTTATTCAATTAGAGGTCAATTAAGTTGGCATCAAAGAACTTATGCTTTTGCTGAGGCACCTTTACCAACAGTTGAAGTACCATTCAGACCTCCCAGTGAAAGTGATCAATGGGCGCCTTTCTTGGAGACACTTACAGATGCTGAAATGGAGAAGAAGATAAGAGATCAAGACAGAAACACAAGAAGGATTAGACGGTTGGCGAATACCACACCtggtaaattttcattttga
- the LOC123674984 gene encoding tubulin beta-4A chain-like, translating into MREIVHIQAGQCGNQVGAKFWEVISDEHGIDPCGNYHGNSDLQLERINVYYNEATGGNFVPRCVLVDLEPMNLDAVRSGPFGQLFRPDNFIWSIGGAGNNWAKGHYTNGAEIVDAVMDIIRKECEGCDCLQGFQLTHSLGGGTGSGMGTLIMNKVREEYPDRMIYTYSICPSPKVSVTLVEPYNAVLSINQLIENADETVCIDNEALYDICFRTLRLTMPTYGDLNHLVSVAMSGVTTCFRFPGQLNADLRKLAVNTVPFPRLHFFMCGFVPLTSRGSQHYRALTVPDLTQQMFDAKNMMVGCDPRHGRYLTVATVFRGRMSMKEIDEQMINIQNKNSSYFVEWIPHNVKTAVCDIPPRGLKISATFMGNTTAIQELFRRLSKQFTSMFRRKAFLHWYTAEGMDEMEFTEAESNLNDLITEYQQYQEATADDGEYGEGGEEEEEE; encoded by the exons atgaGGGAAATAGTTCACATCCAAGCAGGACAATGCGGGAACCAAGTGGGAGCTAAa TTCTGGGAAGTGATTTCCGATGAACACGGAATAGACCCATGCGGAAACTACCATGGAAATAGCGATCTGCAACTCGAACGAATCAATGTCTACTACAATGAAGCTACTGGTGGAAATTTCGTCCCTAGGTGTGTTCTGGTAGATCTGGAACCAATGAATTTAGATGCTGTGCGATCCGGACCTTTCGGGCAACTTTTCAGACCTGACAATTTCATCTGGTCCATCGGCGGAGCAGGAAATAATTGGGCTAAAGGACACTACACCAATGGCGCAGAGATCGTGGATGCAGTTATGGATATCATAAGGAAAGAATGTGAAGGTTGTGATTGCCTTCAGGGCTTTCAACTAACGCATTCCCTTGGCGGTGGTACAGGCTCTGGTATGGGTACCTTGATTATGAATAAAGTGAGGGAGGAGTATCCAGATAGAATGATATACACCTACTCTATTTGCCCATCGCCAAAGGTATCTGTAACATTGGTAGAACCTTACAATGCTGTGCTATCTATCAACCAACTTATAGAGAATGCGGATGAAACTGTTTGCATCGACAATGAAGCCTTGTACGATATCTGTTTCAGGACTCTGAGACTTACCATGCCAACTTACGGAGATTTGAATCACCTTGTTTCAGTTGCAATGTCTGGGGTAACCACTTGTTTCAGATTCCCTGGTCAACTGAACGCTGATCTAAGGAAACTTGCGGTTAACACTGTTCCTTTCCCAAGGCTTCATTTCTTCATGTGCGGCTTTGTACCTTTAACCTCCAGAGGAAGTCAACACTATCGCGCATTGACTGTTCCTGATTTAACCCAACAAATGTTTGATGCGAAGAATATGATGGTAGGTTGTGATCCAAGACATGGAAGATACCTCACCGTTGCAACAGTATTTCGAGGACGTATGTCCATGAAAGAAATCGATGAACAGATGATTAacattcaaaataagaacagCAGCTACTTTGTGGAGTGGATACCCCACAACGTGAAGACTGCTGTTTGTGATATACCTCcaagaggtctgaaaatatctGCTACTTTCATGGGCAATACAACTGCGATCCAGGAATTATTTCGAAGGTTATCCAAGCAATTTACTTCCATGTTTAGAAGAAAAGCCTTCTTACATTGGTACACTGCAGAGGGTATGGATGAAATGGAATTCACCGAGGCAGAATCTAACCTCAATGACCTGATTACGGAATATCAGCAATACCAAGAAGCGACTGCTGATGATGGAGAATATGGTGAAGGGGGagaagaggaagaggaagaaTGA
- the LOC123674983 gene encoding tubulin beta chain-like isoform X2 — translation MREIVHIQAGQCGNQIGSKFWEVISDEHGIDPCGNYHGNSDLQLERINVYFNEATGGNFVPRCVLVDLEPMNLDAVRSGSFGQLFRPDNFVWALGGAGNNWAKGHYTLGAEIIDSVMDIVRKECEGCDCLQGFQLTHSLGGGTGSGLGTLIMSKIREEYPDRMMNTFSICPSSKASDTLVEPYNTVLSINQLIENADQTFCIDNEALYEICLRTLRLTTPTFGDLNHLVSVCMSGITTCLRFPGQLNADLRKLAVNMVPFPRLHFFMCGFAPLTSRGSQHYRAITVPDLTQQMFDAKNMMVGCDPRHGRYLTVATVFRGRISMKEVDEQMVNIQNKNSSYFVQWIPNNVKTAVCDIPPRGLKISATFLGNTTAIQELFKRLSLKFNAMFRRKAFLHWYTAEGMDEMEFTEAESNLNDLITEYQQYQEASAGEYGEMDGEEEEEE, via the exons ATGAGGGAAATAGTTCATATTCAAGCTGGGCAATGCGGAAACCAGATAGGTTCGAag TTCTGGGAAGTTATTTCTGACGAACATGGTATAGATCCCTGCGGAAACTACCACGGAAATAGCGATTTGCAACTGGAACGCATTAACGTATATTTCAACGAAGCTACAGGAGGAAATTTTGTACCTAGATGTGTCTTGGTAGATTTAGAACCCATGAACTTAGACGCAGTTAGATCAGGCTCTTTCGGTCAACTCTTCAGACCTGACAACTTCGTCTGGGCACTAGGAGGAGCTGGTAACAACTGGGCAAAAGGTCATTACACACTTGGTGCAGAAATTATAGACTCTGTTATGGACATCGTAAGGAAAGAATGTGAAGGATGTGACTGCCTTCAAGGTTTTCAACTGACTCACTCTTTGGGAGGTGGAACAGGGTCAGGATTGGGTACCCTGATCATGAgtaaaattcgagaagaataccCGGACAGGATGATGAACACTTTCTCGATTTGTCCATCATCCAAGGCCTCCGATACTTTAGTTGAGCCTTATAATACTGTGTTGTCAATCAACCAGCTCATCGAGAACGCAGATCAAACTTTCTGCATTGACAACGAAGCACTTTACGAAATTTGCTTGAGAACTTTGAGACTTACTACTCCAACATTCGGTGATTTAAATCACCTGGTTTCAGTTTGTATGTCAGGAATAACGACCTGTCTGAGGTTTCCTGGTCAACTGAATGCTGATCTCAGAAAACTTGCTGTGAACATGGTGCCTTTTCCGAGGCTACATTTCTTTATGTGTGGATTTGCCCCACTCACTTCTAGGGGTAGTCAACATTATCGTGCCATAACTGTTCCTGATCTAACGCAGCAGATGTTTGACGCTAAAAATATGATGGTAGGTTGCGATCCAAGACATGGAAGATATCTTACTGTAGCTACGGTCTTCCGTGGTCGAATATCCATGAAAGAAGTCGACGAACAAATGGTGAAcatccaaaacaaaaatagCAGTTACTTCGTCCAGTGGATACCCAATAATGTGAAGACTGCAGTCTGTGATATACCACCAAGAGGTCTTAAAATATCTGCCACTTTTCTGGGAAACACCACAGCGATCCAAGAATTGTTCAAGAGGTTGTCATTGAAATTCAATGCGATGTTTAGAAGAAAGGCGTTCTTGCATTGGTACACCGCTGAAGGCATGGATGAGATGGAATTCACTGAAGCAGAGTCTAACCTCAACGATCTTATAACAGAGTATCAGCAATACCAAGAAGCTTCAGCTGGGGAGTATGGAGAGATGGATGGtgaggaggaagaagaagagtaA
- the LOC123674983 gene encoding tubulin beta chain-like isoform X3: MEFWEVISDEHGIDPCGNYHGNSDLQLERINVYFNEATGGNFVPRCVLVDLEPMNLDAVRSGSFGQLFRPDNFVWALGGAGNNWAKGHYTLGAEIIDSVMDIVRKECEGCDCLQGFQLTHSLGGGTGSGLGTLIMSKIREEYPDRMMNTFSICPSSKASDTLVEPYNTVLSINQLIENADQTFCIDNEALYEICLRTLRLTTPTFGDLNHLVSVCMSGITTCLRFPGQLNADLRKLAVNMVPFPRLHFFMCGFAPLTSRGSQHYRAITVPDLTQQMFDAKNMMVGCDPRHGRYLTVATVFRGRISMKEVDEQMVNIQNKNSSYFVQWIPNNVKTAVCDIPPRGLKISATFLGNTTAIQELFKRLSLKFNAMFRRKAFLHWYTAEGMDEMEFTEAESNLNDLITEYQQYQEASAGEYGEMDGEEEEEE, encoded by the coding sequence TTCTGGGAAGTTATTTCTGACGAACATGGTATAGATCCCTGCGGAAACTACCACGGAAATAGCGATTTGCAACTGGAACGCATTAACGTATATTTCAACGAAGCTACAGGAGGAAATTTTGTACCTAGATGTGTCTTGGTAGATTTAGAACCCATGAACTTAGACGCAGTTAGATCAGGCTCTTTCGGTCAACTCTTCAGACCTGACAACTTCGTCTGGGCACTAGGAGGAGCTGGTAACAACTGGGCAAAAGGTCATTACACACTTGGTGCAGAAATTATAGACTCTGTTATGGACATCGTAAGGAAAGAATGTGAAGGATGTGACTGCCTTCAAGGTTTTCAACTGACTCACTCTTTGGGAGGTGGAACAGGGTCAGGATTGGGTACCCTGATCATGAgtaaaattcgagaagaataccCGGACAGGATGATGAACACTTTCTCGATTTGTCCATCATCCAAGGCCTCCGATACTTTAGTTGAGCCTTATAATACTGTGTTGTCAATCAACCAGCTCATCGAGAACGCAGATCAAACTTTCTGCATTGACAACGAAGCACTTTACGAAATTTGCTTGAGAACTTTGAGACTTACTACTCCAACATTCGGTGATTTAAATCACCTGGTTTCAGTTTGTATGTCAGGAATAACGACCTGTCTGAGGTTTCCTGGTCAACTGAATGCTGATCTCAGAAAACTTGCTGTGAACATGGTGCCTTTTCCGAGGCTACATTTCTTTATGTGTGGATTTGCCCCACTCACTTCTAGGGGTAGTCAACATTATCGTGCCATAACTGTTCCTGATCTAACGCAGCAGATGTTTGACGCTAAAAATATGATGGTAGGTTGCGATCCAAGACATGGAAGATATCTTACTGTAGCTACGGTCTTCCGTGGTCGAATATCCATGAAAGAAGTCGACGAACAAATGGTGAAcatccaaaacaaaaatagCAGTTACTTCGTCCAGTGGATACCCAATAATGTGAAGACTGCAGTCTGTGATATACCACCAAGAGGTCTTAAAATATCTGCCACTTTTCTGGGAAACACCACAGCGATCCAAGAATTGTTCAAGAGGTTGTCATTGAAATTCAATGCGATGTTTAGAAGAAAGGCGTTCTTGCATTGGTACACCGCTGAAGGCATGGATGAGATGGAATTCACTGAAGCAGAGTCTAACCTCAACGATCTTATAACAGAGTATCAGCAATACCAAGAAGCTTCAGCTGGGGAGTATGGAGAGATGGATGGtgaggaggaagaagaagagtaA
- the LOC123674990 gene encoding SWI/SNF-related matrix-associated actin-dependent regulator of chromatin subfamily B member 1 isoform X1 yields MALRTYGDKPASFQLEENGEYYCVGSEVGNYLRLFRGSLYKKYPGMYRRCLTNEERKRLIDLGLSQHVLASSVSLLRATEVEDIIEGNDEKYKAVSVHTSDPPLPREGKSKKNMQWVPSLPNSSHLDAVPQATPINRNRVALKKVRTFPLCFDDTDPQINMENATLNEVLVPIRLDMEIEGQKLRDTFTWNKNESLITPEQFAEVLCDDLDLNPLVFVPAIAQAIRQQLDAFPAEPPTILEESTDQRVIVKLNIHVGNTSLVDQVEWDMAEKQNNPEEFALKLCAELGLGGEFVTAIAYSIRGQLSWHQRTYAFAEAPLPTVEVPFRPPSESDQWAPFLETLTDAEMEKKIRDQDRNTRRIRRLANTTPAKSGRVSVKPHA; encoded by the exons ATGGCTTTGAGAACATATGGAGATAAACCCGCCAGTTTTCAACTGGAAGAAAATGGGGAATATTATTGTGTTGGATCTGAG GTCGGTAATTATCTGAGATTATTCAGGGGTTCTCTTTACAAGAAATACCCTGGTATGTACAGAAGATGTTTGACAAATGAAGAAAGAAAGAGGTTAATAGACTTGGGATTAAGCCAACATGTTTTAGCGAGTAGTGTATCTTTATTAAGAGCTACTGAAGTCGAAGAtattatcgaaggaaatgatgaaaa atataagGCAGTATCTGTACATACCTCTGATCCTCCTCTTCCAAGGGAAGGAAAATCAAAGAAGAACATGCAGTGGGTTCCTTCTTTACCAAACTCAAGTCACTTAGATGCAGTACCTCAAGCTACTCCTATAAATAGAAATCGTGTTGCTTTGAAAAAG gtgaGGACTTTCCCTTTATGTTTTGATGACACTGATCCACAGATTAATATGGAAAATGCAACTCTAAATGAGGTATTAGTACCGATTAGATTAGATATGGAAATAGAGGGGCAGAAATTAAGAGATACTTTCACTTGGAATAAGAATG AGAGCCTTATAACTCCAGAACAATTTGCTGAAGTATTATGTGATGATCTTGATCTGAATCCATTGGTTTTTGTACCTGCTATCGCTCAAGCTATCCGCCAACAATTAGATGCTTTCCCAGCAGAACCACCAACAATTTTAGAAGAGAGTACAGATCAAAGAGTCATTGTGAAATTGAATATACATGTAGGAAATACATCTTTGGTTGATCAG gtTGAATGGGATATGGCTGAAAAACAGAATAATCCAGAGGAATTCGCCCTAAAACTTTGTGCTGAACTCGGTCTTGGGGGTGAGTTTGTTACAGCCATTGCTTATTCAATTAGAGGTCAATTAAGTTGGCATCAAAGAACTTATGCTTTTGCTGAGGCACCTTTACCAACAGTTGAAGTACCATTCAGACCTCCCAGTGAAAGTGATCAATGGGCGCCTTTCTTGGAGACACTTACAGATGCTGAAATGGAGAAGAAGATAAGAGATCAAGACAGAAACACAAGAAGGATTAGACGGTTGGCGAATACCACACCtg caAAATCTGGAAGAGTGTCTGTGAAACCACATGCATGA
- the LOC123674988 gene encoding tubulin beta-2 chain-like, with protein MREIVHLQAGQCGNAIGAKFWEVISDEHGVDPCGNYHGNSDLQLERINVYYNEASGGNYVPRCVLIDLDTMNLDVVRASPYGQLYRPDNFIWGAGGAGNNWAKGHYTNGAEIVDTILDVVRKESEGCDMLQGFQLTHSLGGGTGSGLGTLIASKIREEYPDRMIYTYSVCPSAVVSDTMVEPYNTTLSINQLIESSDETFCIDNEALYDICFRTLRLSQPTLGDLNHLVSVAMAGVTTCFRFPGQLNADLRKLAVNTVPFPRLHFFMCGFAPLTSRGSQHYRALSVPDLTQQMFDAKNMMAGCDPRHGRYLTAATIFRGRVSMKEINEQMVNIQIKNNSYFVDWIPHNVKIAVCDIPPRGLKLSATFLGNTTAIQELFKRISLQFTMMFRRKAFLHWYTAEGMDEIEFTEAESNMNDLITEYQQYQEATTDEGEYGEEDEEEEE; from the exons ATGCGGGAAATTGTCCACCTTCAAGCTGGACAATGTGGAAATGCTATAGGAGCAAAA TTTTGGGAGGTTATATCAGACGAACACGGAGTCGATCCTTGCGGTAATTACCACGGCAACAGCGATCTTCAACTGGAACGTATCAATGTATATTACAACGAAGCTTCAGGAGGCAACTACGTCCCCAGATGCGTTCTGATAGACCTGGACACCATGAACCTCGACGTCGTACGTGCAAGTCCCTATGGGCAACTCTACCGTCCGGACAACTTCATTTGGGGTGCAGGGGGTGCCGGAAACAACTGGGCCAAAGGTCACTACACCAACGGAGCAGAAATCGTAGACACAATTCTGGACGTAGTCCGCAAAGAGAGCGAAGGTTGCGACATGTTGCAAGGTTTCCAATTGACTCACTCGCTAGGGGGTGGTACAGGATCAGGCTTGGGCACACTGATAGCATCTAAAATACGCGAGGAATACCCCGACAGGATGATATACACGTATTCCGTATGCCCGTCGGCTGTAGTCTCAGATACAATGGTAGAACCTTACAACACAACCCTGTCTATCAACCAGCTCATTGAAAGTTCCGATGAAACTTTTTGTATTGACAACGAAGCTTTATACGATATATGTTTTAGAACCTTGAGGCTTTCACAGCCGACCCTCGGCGACCTAAACCATCTAGTTTCTGTCGCAATGGCCGGGGTCACAACTTGCTTTAGGTTTCCAGGACAATTGAACGCTGATTTGAGGAAACTGGCTGTTAACACTGTTCCTTTTCCTAGACTTCATTTCTTCATGTGCGGTTTCGCGCCATTGACATCTCGTGGAAGTCAGCATTATAGAGCATTATCTGTACCAGACCTGACCCAACAAATGTTCGATGCAAAGAACATGATGGCAGGTTGTGATCCCAGGCATGGAAGATATCTAACCGCCGCCACTATATTCAGAGGCAGGGTATCAATGAAAGAAATCAACGAACAAATGGTGAATATACAGATCAAAAATAACAGTTACTTTGTAGATTGGATACCACATAATGTGAAAATAGCGGTGTGTGATATACCCCCGAGAGGACTGAAACTCTCGGCCACATTCTTAGGAAACACCACAGCCATTCAGGAACTGTTTAAAAGGATATCTCTACAATTTACCATGATGTTCAGAAGGAAAGCTTTTTTACATTGGTACACCGCTGAAGGAATGGATGAAATAGAATTTACGGAAGCTGAATCTAATATGAATGACCTCATTACTGAATATCAACAGTACCAAGAAGCTACAACTGACGAGGGTGAGTACGGAGAAGAAGATGAGGAGGAAGAAGAGTAG
- the LOC123674990 gene encoding SWI/SNF-related matrix-associated actin-dependent regulator of chromatin subfamily B member 1 isoform X3, which translates to MAKYCSSCNFNVYSFRSTSRYKAVSVHTSDPPLPREGKSKKNMQWVPSLPNSSHLDAVPQATPINRNRVALKKVRTFPLCFDDTDPQINMENATLNEVLVPIRLDMEIEGQKLRDTFTWNKNESLITPEQFAEVLCDDLDLNPLVFVPAIAQAIRQQLDAFPAEPPTILEESTDQRVIVKLNIHVGNTSLVDQVEWDMAEKQNNPEEFALKLCAELGLGGEFVTAIAYSIRGQLSWHQRTYAFAEAPLPTVEVPFRPPSESDQWAPFLETLTDAEMEKKIRDQDRNTRRIRRLANTTPAKSGRVSVKPHA; encoded by the exons ATGGCTAAATATTGTAGTAGTTGTAATTTTAATGTTTATTCTTTCAGAAGTACTTCCAG atataagGCAGTATCTGTACATACCTCTGATCCTCCTCTTCCAAGGGAAGGAAAATCAAAGAAGAACATGCAGTGGGTTCCTTCTTTACCAAACTCAAGTCACTTAGATGCAGTACCTCAAGCTACTCCTATAAATAGAAATCGTGTTGCTTTGAAAAAG gtgaGGACTTTCCCTTTATGTTTTGATGACACTGATCCACAGATTAATATGGAAAATGCAACTCTAAATGAGGTATTAGTACCGATTAGATTAGATATGGAAATAGAGGGGCAGAAATTAAGAGATACTTTCACTTGGAATAAGAATG AGAGCCTTATAACTCCAGAACAATTTGCTGAAGTATTATGTGATGATCTTGATCTGAATCCATTGGTTTTTGTACCTGCTATCGCTCAAGCTATCCGCCAACAATTAGATGCTTTCCCAGCAGAACCACCAACAATTTTAGAAGAGAGTACAGATCAAAGAGTCATTGTGAAATTGAATATACATGTAGGAAATACATCTTTGGTTGATCAG gtTGAATGGGATATGGCTGAAAAACAGAATAATCCAGAGGAATTCGCCCTAAAACTTTGTGCTGAACTCGGTCTTGGGGGTGAGTTTGTTACAGCCATTGCTTATTCAATTAGAGGTCAATTAAGTTGGCATCAAAGAACTTATGCTTTTGCTGAGGCACCTTTACCAACAGTTGAAGTACCATTCAGACCTCCCAGTGAAAGTGATCAATGGGCGCCTTTCTTGGAGACACTTACAGATGCTGAAATGGAGAAGAAGATAAGAGATCAAGACAGAAACACAAGAAGGATTAGACGGTTGGCGAATACCACACCtg caAAATCTGGAAGAGTGTCTGTGAAACCACATGCATGA